The Bombus pascuorum chromosome 11, iyBomPasc1.1, whole genome shotgun sequence genome has a window encoding:
- the LOC132911837 gene encoding uncharacterized protein LOC132911837 isoform X1 yields the protein MAFHEVDKLTENKSSNDNFVFSEEFTLYVNDLPGELNKQGLLEIFNHYGEVKGYFYRPNANWAYITYGAYHNAENAIKDLHNVPPLRLKISFSKERARSDIANTKTFSTKDITEEYENHNIINVTVTDKQLIQTRGRSRPLDVFKNVEPNPGLPKYAYTADNDLLYPYPSDPYTYNPYENAEPYASTNTLWTRGQLAITPDGKRRVALGRGYTMYEIPDPDPEIHNHINKVYEKRISSLYEYGKDMFQDAIGTCKVCLKKTKYTCERCNTFYCSRTCQVTNWSKHKLECEAIPALVTTIRSMPVLQSNDEQQSSPRNVSNIQLPLRRPKTNAVTKSIEIEETRNCTGNKSSLQKQPNREEIFNNKTKNPQKVNDQENDKKWQNFSVNDIQVIENDISFSKNTFLSKTEFQDVTIIIKQNRECFVQKVEDQDAISKLMTELQHEAQKARKVEPIVGNIYAVEYENVWHRGIVTCLNPVKVHYIDYGNEEIVETNDFRKIDKYENIPRFCAKIRLSQKACEKYKNFKYEDIISVKMISVDSNKVINVEVQNENDISTSEVIQTNNDRNLNTSTIAKVGDETIVSSEISTSSKALYFLCKEKSIVNALTVGEIGILEIHAEIKNNAYGITLLPNNAVPHYEKLVAELPTMCTQAAECSNHRPNVGDLICGQRADGDWLRGYILSLQPSLKMAIIDEARIMPINRTVTCDKVFSDIYAFGVICEVTDAKHKFNEGDVCEFKVTEQTVNNEQGRIEIEIFKEEVKIKAAVKPWIPMPEQKGLQYAELKNESEVCLTSYRSHILLFVRSLDTVGLEHYNHVMQNVAKCAQTSPFLKELPVVGQMVIAQFADENYYRAIVTKIQDDKIIVSYVDFGNTEVTNIKKLKILSDNLKELRSCATKVVLKDVPKDVPMTKEVNDYLAHLVGTEVPLLCTFDGIPSKDGVYLKFHDGEDINKVISKLLEPISKEAAEADKTCYMAENVNTVDLGNVGDIIEALVLHPIENGYRYAICLLDYDLMTHVFDIMPKKMAAYCETTDYYIPRDNELCLALYDDGWYRAICINRNYTPTTCAVFFVDFGNTEFVSHKDLRLMPKDFTTPDTLANICNIINIAPTDSNGRYSSQIEKRISELVVPDSCIKIKIIERDLECGMYNVELPLVKAKLIEEGLISA from the exons atgGCATTTCACGAAGTTGATAAATTGACAGAAAACAAATCGTCTAATGa cAATTTTGTTTTTAGTGAGGaatttacgttatacgtaaatgATTTACCTGGAGAACTAAATAAg caaggcttattagaaattttcaacCATTATGGAGAAGTTAAAGGATATTTTTATCGCCCAAATGCTAATTGGGCTTATATTACTTATGGTGCATATCATAATGCTGAAAATGCTATAAAAGATTTACATAATGTACCACCACTACGTCTGAAGATATCATTTTCTAAAGAAAGAGCTAGGAGTGATATAGCAAATACAAAAACATTTTCTACTAAAGATATTACagaagaatatgaaaatcataatataataaatgttacagTAACAGATAAGCAATT GATACAAACAAGAGGACGAAGCAGGCCCTTAGATGTATTCAAAAATGTGGAACCGAATCCAGGATTACCAAAATATGCTTATACGGCAGATAATGATTTATTGTATCCATATCCTTCTGAcccatatacatataatccaTATGAAAATGCAGAGCCTTATGCAAGTACAAACACATTATGGACAAG aggACAATTAGCTATTACCCCAGATGGTAAGAGACGTGTTGCACTTGGTCGGGGTTATACAATGTATGAAATCCCAGATCCTGATCCTGAAATACATAATCacattaataaagtatatgaGAAACGTATTTCT AGCCTATATGAATATGGCAAAGACATGTTCCAAGATGCAATTGGAACATGCAAAGTATGTTTGAAAAAAACAAAGTATACATGTGAAAGGTGCAATACTTTTTATTGCAGTAGAACTTGCCAAGTGACTAATTGGTCAAAACATAAGCTTGAATGTGAAGCTATCCC AGCTTTAGTAACGACTATCCGTTCTATGCCTGTACTACAATCAAATGATGAACAGCAAAGTTCTCCCAGAAATGTTTCTAATATTCAATTACCTCTTCGGCGGCCAAAAACGAATGCAGTAACAAAATCaattgaaatagaagaaacaaGAAACTGTACAGGAAATAAGTCCTCTTTACAGAAACAACCAAATCGAgaagaaattttcaacaataaGACTAAAAATCCACAAAAAGTAAATGATcaagaaaacgataaaaaatggcaaaattTTAGTGTCAATGATATTCAAGTGATAGAGAATGATATATCATTCtctaaaaatacatttttatcaaaaactGAATTTCAAGAtgtaacaataattataaaacaaaatcgtGAATGTTTTGTTCAAAAAGTAGAAGATCAGGATgctatttcaaaattaatgacTGAGTTACAACATGAAGCACAAAAAGCACGAAAAGTGGAACCAATagttggaaatatttatgctgtagaatatgaaaatgtatgGCATAGAGGTATAGTTACATGTTTAAATCCAGTAAAAGTACACTATATAGATTATGGTAATGAAGAAATTGTCGAAACAAATGATTTtcgtaaaattgataaatatgaGAATATTCCAAGATTTTGTGCTAAAATTCGATTATCTCAAAAAGCTtgtgagaaatataaaaatttcaaatatgagGATATAATAAGTGTAAAAATGATATCAGTCGATTCCAACAAAGTAATTAATGTTGAAGTTCAAAATGAGAATGATATATCAACATCAGAAgtaattcaaacaaataatgATCGAAATCTAAATACCTCAACCATTGCAAAAGTTGGTGATGAAACTATAGTTTCTTCAGAAATATCCACTAGTAGTAaagcattatattttttatgcaaaGAAAAAAGTATAGTGAATGCCCTAACTGTTGGAGAAATTGGTATTCTAGAAATTCATgcagaaataaagaataatgcTTATGGTATTACATTATTGCCTAATAATGCAGTACCacattatgaaaaattagtgGCCGAATTACCTACAATGTGCACGCAAGCAGCAGAATGTTCAAATCATAG acCAAATGTAGGAGATTTAATATGTGGTCAAAGAGCTGACGGAGATTGGCTTAGGGGATATATTTTATCTCTGCAACCATCTTTAAAGATGGCTATAATAGATGAAGCTAGAATAATGCCAATTAATAGGACTGTCACATGCGACAAAGTCTTttcagatatttatgcatttggTGTAATATGTGAAGTAACTGATGctaaacataaatttaat GAAGGTGATGTATGTGAATTTAAAGTAACAGAACAAACAGTTAATAATGAGCAAGGCAgaattgaaatagaaatttttaaagaagagGTTAAGATAAAAGCTGCTGTAAAGCCTTGGATACCAATGCCTGAACAAAAAGGATTACAGTATgctgaattaaaaaatgaatctGAG GTATGCCTTACTTCTTATCGAAGTCATATACTTCTATTTGTTCGTTCCTTAGATACTGTAGGTTTGGAACACTATAACCACGTTATGCAAAATGTTGCAAAATGCGCTCAAACAT CTCCATTTTTAAAAGAACTGCCAGTTGTGGGGCAAATGGTAATAGCTCAGTTTGCTGacgaaaattattatcgtgCAATTGTTACTAAGATACaagatgataaaattatagtttCATACGTTGATTTTGGTAATACAGAAGttacaaatataaagaaaCTTAAGATTTTATCTGATAATTTGAAGGAG ctCCGATCTTGTGCAACAAAAGTCGTACTAAAAGATGTTCCTAAAGATGTTCCTATGACGAAAGAAGTAAATGATTATCTAGCTCACTTAGTAGGAACTGAAGTTCCTCTGTTATGTACATTTGATGGTATACCTTCCAAAGACGGTGTATATCTGAAATTTCATGATGGAGAAGACATTAATAAAGTGATAAGTAAATTACTTGAGCCGATATCTAAGGAGGCTGCTGAAGCAg ATAAAACCTGTTATATGGCGGAGAATGTAAATACTGTTGATTTGGGAAATGTTGGTGATATCATTGAAGCACTTGTATTGCATCCTATTGAAAATGGTTACAGATACGCAATATGTCTCTTAGATTATGATTTAATGACTCATGTTTTTGACATAATGCCAAAGAAG ATGGCTGCATATTGTGAAACAACTGATTACTATATTCCTCGCGATAATGAGTTATGTCTCGCACTTTATGATGATGGGTGGTATCGTGCTATATGTATAAATCGTAATTACACACCTACAACATGTGCCGTGTTTTTTGTCGATTTTGGAAATACGGAGTTCGTCAGTCATAAAGATTTACGGCTTATGCCCAAAGATTTTACAACACCAGATACGcttgcaaatatttgtaacattattA ATATCGCACCTACTGATAGCAATGGACGATATTCTTCCCAAATCGAAAAACGAATCTCAGAATTAGTTGTTCCTGATAGTTgtattaagataaaaattattgagcGTGATCTGGAGTGTGGAATGTACAATGTGGAATTACCATTAGTTAAAGCTAAATTAATTGAAGAAGGTTTAATATCagcttga
- the LOC132911837 gene encoding uncharacterized protein LOC132911837 isoform X2, which produces MAFHEVDKLTENKSSNDEEFTLYVNDLPGELNKQGLLEIFNHYGEVKGYFYRPNANWAYITYGAYHNAENAIKDLHNVPPLRLKISFSKERARSDIANTKTFSTKDITEEYENHNIINVTVTDKQLIQTRGRSRPLDVFKNVEPNPGLPKYAYTADNDLLYPYPSDPYTYNPYENAEPYASTNTLWTRGQLAITPDGKRRVALGRGYTMYEIPDPDPEIHNHINKVYEKRISSLYEYGKDMFQDAIGTCKVCLKKTKYTCERCNTFYCSRTCQVTNWSKHKLECEAIPALVTTIRSMPVLQSNDEQQSSPRNVSNIQLPLRRPKTNAVTKSIEIEETRNCTGNKSSLQKQPNREEIFNNKTKNPQKVNDQENDKKWQNFSVNDIQVIENDISFSKNTFLSKTEFQDVTIIIKQNRECFVQKVEDQDAISKLMTELQHEAQKARKVEPIVGNIYAVEYENVWHRGIVTCLNPVKVHYIDYGNEEIVETNDFRKIDKYENIPRFCAKIRLSQKACEKYKNFKYEDIISVKMISVDSNKVINVEVQNENDISTSEVIQTNNDRNLNTSTIAKVGDETIVSSEISTSSKALYFLCKEKSIVNALTVGEIGILEIHAEIKNNAYGITLLPNNAVPHYEKLVAELPTMCTQAAECSNHRPNVGDLICGQRADGDWLRGYILSLQPSLKMAIIDEARIMPINRTVTCDKVFSDIYAFGVICEVTDAKHKFNEGDVCEFKVTEQTVNNEQGRIEIEIFKEEVKIKAAVKPWIPMPEQKGLQYAELKNESEVCLTSYRSHILLFVRSLDTVGLEHYNHVMQNVAKCAQTSPFLKELPVVGQMVIAQFADENYYRAIVTKIQDDKIIVSYVDFGNTEVTNIKKLKILSDNLKELRSCATKVVLKDVPKDVPMTKEVNDYLAHLVGTEVPLLCTFDGIPSKDGVYLKFHDGEDINKVISKLLEPISKEAAEADKTCYMAENVNTVDLGNVGDIIEALVLHPIENGYRYAICLLDYDLMTHVFDIMPKKMAAYCETTDYYIPRDNELCLALYDDGWYRAICINRNYTPTTCAVFFVDFGNTEFVSHKDLRLMPKDFTTPDTLANICNIINIAPTDSNGRYSSQIEKRISELVVPDSCIKIKIIERDLECGMYNVELPLVKAKLIEEGLISA; this is translated from the exons atgGCATTTCACGAAGTTGATAAATTGACAGAAAACAAATCGTCTAATGa TGAGGaatttacgttatacgtaaatgATTTACCTGGAGAACTAAATAAg caaggcttattagaaattttcaacCATTATGGAGAAGTTAAAGGATATTTTTATCGCCCAAATGCTAATTGGGCTTATATTACTTATGGTGCATATCATAATGCTGAAAATGCTATAAAAGATTTACATAATGTACCACCACTACGTCTGAAGATATCATTTTCTAAAGAAAGAGCTAGGAGTGATATAGCAAATACAAAAACATTTTCTACTAAAGATATTACagaagaatatgaaaatcataatataataaatgttacagTAACAGATAAGCAATT GATACAAACAAGAGGACGAAGCAGGCCCTTAGATGTATTCAAAAATGTGGAACCGAATCCAGGATTACCAAAATATGCTTATACGGCAGATAATGATTTATTGTATCCATATCCTTCTGAcccatatacatataatccaTATGAAAATGCAGAGCCTTATGCAAGTACAAACACATTATGGACAAG aggACAATTAGCTATTACCCCAGATGGTAAGAGACGTGTTGCACTTGGTCGGGGTTATACAATGTATGAAATCCCAGATCCTGATCCTGAAATACATAATCacattaataaagtatatgaGAAACGTATTTCT AGCCTATATGAATATGGCAAAGACATGTTCCAAGATGCAATTGGAACATGCAAAGTATGTTTGAAAAAAACAAAGTATACATGTGAAAGGTGCAATACTTTTTATTGCAGTAGAACTTGCCAAGTGACTAATTGGTCAAAACATAAGCTTGAATGTGAAGCTATCCC AGCTTTAGTAACGACTATCCGTTCTATGCCTGTACTACAATCAAATGATGAACAGCAAAGTTCTCCCAGAAATGTTTCTAATATTCAATTACCTCTTCGGCGGCCAAAAACGAATGCAGTAACAAAATCaattgaaatagaagaaacaaGAAACTGTACAGGAAATAAGTCCTCTTTACAGAAACAACCAAATCGAgaagaaattttcaacaataaGACTAAAAATCCACAAAAAGTAAATGATcaagaaaacgataaaaaatggcaaaattTTAGTGTCAATGATATTCAAGTGATAGAGAATGATATATCATTCtctaaaaatacatttttatcaaaaactGAATTTCAAGAtgtaacaataattataaaacaaaatcgtGAATGTTTTGTTCAAAAAGTAGAAGATCAGGATgctatttcaaaattaatgacTGAGTTACAACATGAAGCACAAAAAGCACGAAAAGTGGAACCAATagttggaaatatttatgctgtagaatatgaaaatgtatgGCATAGAGGTATAGTTACATGTTTAAATCCAGTAAAAGTACACTATATAGATTATGGTAATGAAGAAATTGTCGAAACAAATGATTTtcgtaaaattgataaatatgaGAATATTCCAAGATTTTGTGCTAAAATTCGATTATCTCAAAAAGCTtgtgagaaatataaaaatttcaaatatgagGATATAATAAGTGTAAAAATGATATCAGTCGATTCCAACAAAGTAATTAATGTTGAAGTTCAAAATGAGAATGATATATCAACATCAGAAgtaattcaaacaaataatgATCGAAATCTAAATACCTCAACCATTGCAAAAGTTGGTGATGAAACTATAGTTTCTTCAGAAATATCCACTAGTAGTAaagcattatattttttatgcaaaGAAAAAAGTATAGTGAATGCCCTAACTGTTGGAGAAATTGGTATTCTAGAAATTCATgcagaaataaagaataatgcTTATGGTATTACATTATTGCCTAATAATGCAGTACCacattatgaaaaattagtgGCCGAATTACCTACAATGTGCACGCAAGCAGCAGAATGTTCAAATCATAG acCAAATGTAGGAGATTTAATATGTGGTCAAAGAGCTGACGGAGATTGGCTTAGGGGATATATTTTATCTCTGCAACCATCTTTAAAGATGGCTATAATAGATGAAGCTAGAATAATGCCAATTAATAGGACTGTCACATGCGACAAAGTCTTttcagatatttatgcatttggTGTAATATGTGAAGTAACTGATGctaaacataaatttaat GAAGGTGATGTATGTGAATTTAAAGTAACAGAACAAACAGTTAATAATGAGCAAGGCAgaattgaaatagaaatttttaaagaagagGTTAAGATAAAAGCTGCTGTAAAGCCTTGGATACCAATGCCTGAACAAAAAGGATTACAGTATgctgaattaaaaaatgaatctGAG GTATGCCTTACTTCTTATCGAAGTCATATACTTCTATTTGTTCGTTCCTTAGATACTGTAGGTTTGGAACACTATAACCACGTTATGCAAAATGTTGCAAAATGCGCTCAAACAT CTCCATTTTTAAAAGAACTGCCAGTTGTGGGGCAAATGGTAATAGCTCAGTTTGCTGacgaaaattattatcgtgCAATTGTTACTAAGATACaagatgataaaattatagtttCATACGTTGATTTTGGTAATACAGAAGttacaaatataaagaaaCTTAAGATTTTATCTGATAATTTGAAGGAG ctCCGATCTTGTGCAACAAAAGTCGTACTAAAAGATGTTCCTAAAGATGTTCCTATGACGAAAGAAGTAAATGATTATCTAGCTCACTTAGTAGGAACTGAAGTTCCTCTGTTATGTACATTTGATGGTATACCTTCCAAAGACGGTGTATATCTGAAATTTCATGATGGAGAAGACATTAATAAAGTGATAAGTAAATTACTTGAGCCGATATCTAAGGAGGCTGCTGAAGCAg ATAAAACCTGTTATATGGCGGAGAATGTAAATACTGTTGATTTGGGAAATGTTGGTGATATCATTGAAGCACTTGTATTGCATCCTATTGAAAATGGTTACAGATACGCAATATGTCTCTTAGATTATGATTTAATGACTCATGTTTTTGACATAATGCCAAAGAAG ATGGCTGCATATTGTGAAACAACTGATTACTATATTCCTCGCGATAATGAGTTATGTCTCGCACTTTATGATGATGGGTGGTATCGTGCTATATGTATAAATCGTAATTACACACCTACAACATGTGCCGTGTTTTTTGTCGATTTTGGAAATACGGAGTTCGTCAGTCATAAAGATTTACGGCTTATGCCCAAAGATTTTACAACACCAGATACGcttgcaaatatttgtaacattattA ATATCGCACCTACTGATAGCAATGGACGATATTCTTCCCAAATCGAAAAACGAATCTCAGAATTAGTTGTTCCTGATAGTTgtattaagataaaaattattgagcGTGATCTGGAGTGTGGAATGTACAATGTGGAATTACCATTAGTTAAAGCTAAATTAATTGAAGAAGGTTTAATATCagcttga
- the LOC132911837 gene encoding uncharacterized protein LOC132911837 isoform X4 has translation MAFHEVDKLTENKSSNDNFVFSEEFTLYVNDLPGELNKQGLLEIFNHYGEVKGYFYRPNANWAYITYGAYHNAENAIKDLHNVPPLRLKISFSKERARSDIANTKTFSTKDITEEYENHNIINVTVTDKQLIQTRGRSRPLDVFKNVEPNPGLPKYAYTADNDLLYPYPSDPYTYNPYENAEPYASTNTLWTRGQLAITPDGKRRVALGRGYTMYEIPDPDPEIHNHINKVYEKRISSLYEYGKDMFQDAIGTCKVCLKKTKYTCERCNTFYCSRTCQVTNWSKHKLECEAIPALVTTIRSMPVLQSNDEQQSSPRNVSNIQLPLRRPKTNAVTKSIEIEETRNCTGNKSSLQKQPNREEIFNNKTKNPQKVNDQENDKKWQNFSVNDIQVIENDISFSKNTFLSKTEFQDVTIIIKQNRECFVQKVEDQDAISKLMTELQHEAQKARKVEPIVGNIYAVEYENVWHRGIVTCLNPVKVHYIDYGNEEIVETNDFRKIDKYENIPRFCAKIRLSQKACEKYKNFKYEDIISVKMISVDSNKVINVEVQNENDISTSEVIQTNNDRNLNTSTIAKVGDETIVSSEISTSSKALYFLCKEKSIVNALTVGEIGILEIHAEIKNNAYGITLLPNNAVPHYEKLVAELPTMCTQAAECSNHRPNVGDLICGQRADGDWLRGYILSLQPSLKMAIIDEARIMPINRTVTCDKVFSDIYAFGVICEVTDAKHKFNEGDVCEFKVTEQTVNNEQGRIEIEIFKEEVKIKAAVKPWIPMPEQKGLQYAELKNESEVCLTSYRSHILLFVRSLDTVGLEHYNHVMQNVAKCAQTSPFLKELPVVGQMVIAQFADENYYRAIVTKIQDDKIIVSYVDFGNTEVTNIKKLKILSDNLKELRSCTTKVILKDVPKNVRMTKGVSDYLAHIVRTKVPLLCTFDGIPSIDGVHLKFRDGKSINEMISKLFEPISKEAAKRIEK, from the exons atgGCATTTCACGAAGTTGATAAATTGACAGAAAACAAATCGTCTAATGa cAATTTTGTTTTTAGTGAGGaatttacgttatacgtaaatgATTTACCTGGAGAACTAAATAAg caaggcttattagaaattttcaacCATTATGGAGAAGTTAAAGGATATTTTTATCGCCCAAATGCTAATTGGGCTTATATTACTTATGGTGCATATCATAATGCTGAAAATGCTATAAAAGATTTACATAATGTACCACCACTACGTCTGAAGATATCATTTTCTAAAGAAAGAGCTAGGAGTGATATAGCAAATACAAAAACATTTTCTACTAAAGATATTACagaagaatatgaaaatcataatataataaatgttacagTAACAGATAAGCAATT GATACAAACAAGAGGACGAAGCAGGCCCTTAGATGTATTCAAAAATGTGGAACCGAATCCAGGATTACCAAAATATGCTTATACGGCAGATAATGATTTATTGTATCCATATCCTTCTGAcccatatacatataatccaTATGAAAATGCAGAGCCTTATGCAAGTACAAACACATTATGGACAAG aggACAATTAGCTATTACCCCAGATGGTAAGAGACGTGTTGCACTTGGTCGGGGTTATACAATGTATGAAATCCCAGATCCTGATCCTGAAATACATAATCacattaataaagtatatgaGAAACGTATTTCT AGCCTATATGAATATGGCAAAGACATGTTCCAAGATGCAATTGGAACATGCAAAGTATGTTTGAAAAAAACAAAGTATACATGTGAAAGGTGCAATACTTTTTATTGCAGTAGAACTTGCCAAGTGACTAATTGGTCAAAACATAAGCTTGAATGTGAAGCTATCCC AGCTTTAGTAACGACTATCCGTTCTATGCCTGTACTACAATCAAATGATGAACAGCAAAGTTCTCCCAGAAATGTTTCTAATATTCAATTACCTCTTCGGCGGCCAAAAACGAATGCAGTAACAAAATCaattgaaatagaagaaacaaGAAACTGTACAGGAAATAAGTCCTCTTTACAGAAACAACCAAATCGAgaagaaattttcaacaataaGACTAAAAATCCACAAAAAGTAAATGATcaagaaaacgataaaaaatggcaaaattTTAGTGTCAATGATATTCAAGTGATAGAGAATGATATATCATTCtctaaaaatacatttttatcaaaaactGAATTTCAAGAtgtaacaataattataaaacaaaatcgtGAATGTTTTGTTCAAAAAGTAGAAGATCAGGATgctatttcaaaattaatgacTGAGTTACAACATGAAGCACAAAAAGCACGAAAAGTGGAACCAATagttggaaatatttatgctgtagaatatgaaaatgtatgGCATAGAGGTATAGTTACATGTTTAAATCCAGTAAAAGTACACTATATAGATTATGGTAATGAAGAAATTGTCGAAACAAATGATTTtcgtaaaattgataaatatgaGAATATTCCAAGATTTTGTGCTAAAATTCGATTATCTCAAAAAGCTtgtgagaaatataaaaatttcaaatatgagGATATAATAAGTGTAAAAATGATATCAGTCGATTCCAACAAAGTAATTAATGTTGAAGTTCAAAATGAGAATGATATATCAACATCAGAAgtaattcaaacaaataatgATCGAAATCTAAATACCTCAACCATTGCAAAAGTTGGTGATGAAACTATAGTTTCTTCAGAAATATCCACTAGTAGTAaagcattatattttttatgcaaaGAAAAAAGTATAGTGAATGCCCTAACTGTTGGAGAAATTGGTATTCTAGAAATTCATgcagaaataaagaataatgcTTATGGTATTACATTATTGCCTAATAATGCAGTACCacattatgaaaaattagtgGCCGAATTACCTACAATGTGCACGCAAGCAGCAGAATGTTCAAATCATAG acCAAATGTAGGAGATTTAATATGTGGTCAAAGAGCTGACGGAGATTGGCTTAGGGGATATATTTTATCTCTGCAACCATCTTTAAAGATGGCTATAATAGATGAAGCTAGAATAATGCCAATTAATAGGACTGTCACATGCGACAAAGTCTTttcagatatttatgcatttggTGTAATATGTGAAGTAACTGATGctaaacataaatttaat GAAGGTGATGTATGTGAATTTAAAGTAACAGAACAAACAGTTAATAATGAGCAAGGCAgaattgaaatagaaatttttaaagaagagGTTAAGATAAAAGCTGCTGTAAAGCCTTGGATACCAATGCCTGAACAAAAAGGATTACAGTATgctgaattaaaaaatgaatctGAG GTATGCCTTACTTCTTATCGAAGTCATATACTTCTATTTGTTCGTTCCTTAGATACTGTAGGTTTGGAACACTATAACCACGTTATGCAAAATGTTGCAAAATGCGCTCAAACAT CTCCATTTTTAAAAGAACTGCCAGTTGTGGGGCAAATGGTAATAGCTCAGTTTGCTGacgaaaattattatcgtgCAATTGTTACTAAGATACaagatgataaaattatagtttCATACGTTGATTTTGGTAATACAGAAGttacaaatataaagaaaCTTAAGATTTTATCTGATAATTTGAAGGAG